The following coding sequences are from one Bacteroidia bacterium window:
- the rnr gene encoding ribonuclease R has translation MTKNFFSEDLLATVRNVLKQEPHKWLNVKQVSARLPKDLNLSITEVESILDELVNQELASFQDFKYQYLESDEFEGIFLSTKSGLAFVKHPELDIEVMIEERHQSTALYGDTVRVRLLPYKEGRRQQGKVLAIVKRAKTQFLGYYFEDDGDSFVMPADRNLDIVFYIPDLERHSVEPGYKVIVELLQWQNRKKNPTGKIIKVLGKPGTHHTEMHAILAEFGFETEFPPEVEAEANTLPKEIPFEEIEKRKDLRNLLTFTIDPFDAKDFDDALSFQKLENGHFEVGVHIADVSYYVKPNTLLDQEAYKRGTSVYLVDRTVPMLPEALSNFLCSLRPYEDKLTFSILFEMDIHGNIYHQWIGKTIIRSQRRFTYEEAQEIIENPSGDYAEPLTILNKIAKSLATQRYQNGSITFETDEVKFKLDENYKPIEVYKKERKDAHKLIEEFMLLANRKVTEFVYHQREKPRNTFVYRVHDAPDPQKVEELSNFVRLFGFSQLHDEYKKRRFFNLSSKSLQNLMEAVENSPARDIIRSYAVKCMAKARYTTENVGHYGLAFPLYTHFTSPIRRYPDIMVHRLLEKYLDNQPSPNEEMLEKQCQHCSAMERKAAEAERASIRYKQAEYLAEHIGSLHEGIISGLTEWGIYVEIQAMRCEGMISLRDMYDDIYEYNEKLFAVVGQRTGRKFRFGDTIQVIVKRVNLLDRTIDFEWYNPSTAKKRN, from the coding sequence ATGACTAAAAATTTCTTTTCTGAAGACCTGCTAGCTACTGTCCGAAATGTTCTTAAACAAGAGCCCCACAAATGGCTTAATGTAAAACAAGTTTCCGCCAGACTTCCCAAGGATCTCAATCTTTCTATTACAGAAGTAGAAAGCATACTAGATGAATTAGTAAATCAAGAGCTTGCATCTTTTCAAGATTTTAAGTATCAATACCTTGAAAGTGATGAATTCGAAGGGATATTCTTATCTACTAAAAGTGGATTAGCTTTTGTCAAGCATCCTGAGTTAGACATAGAGGTAATGATAGAAGAAAGGCACCAATCCACAGCTTTGTATGGAGATACTGTGCGAGTACGCCTACTGCCATATAAAGAAGGGCGTAGGCAACAAGGTAAAGTTTTAGCAATTGTCAAAAGAGCAAAAACTCAATTTTTAGGTTATTACTTTGAAGATGATGGAGATAGTTTTGTAATGCCTGCTGATAGAAATTTAGATATTGTTTTTTACATACCTGATCTTGAAAGACATTCAGTAGAACCAGGCTATAAAGTAATCGTAGAACTATTACAATGGCAAAACCGAAAAAAGAACCCAACAGGTAAAATTATAAAGGTATTGGGAAAACCCGGCACTCACCATACAGAAATGCACGCTATTTTAGCCGAATTCGGCTTTGAAACAGAATTTCCTCCCGAAGTAGAAGCAGAAGCTAACACCCTTCCAAAAGAAATTCCTTTTGAAGAAATTGAAAAACGCAAAGATTTAAGAAACTTGCTTACTTTTACTATTGACCCCTTCGATGCAAAAGATTTTGATGACGCATTATCTTTTCAAAAATTAGAAAACGGACACTTTGAAGTAGGCGTACATATTGCAGATGTGAGTTATTACGTCAAACCTAACACTTTGCTTGACCAGGAAGCTTACAAAAGAGGTACGTCGGTATATTTAGTAGATAGAACTGTACCTATGCTGCCCGAAGCATTGTCTAATTTTTTGTGTTCGCTTCGCCCGTATGAAGATAAACTCACTTTTTCTATACTTTTTGAAATGGATATACACGGAAATATTTACCACCAGTGGATAGGTAAAACAATCATTCGTTCCCAGCGCCGTTTTACGTATGAAGAAGCTCAAGAAATTATAGAAAATCCGTCAGGAGATTATGCTGAACCTTTAACTATTCTAAACAAAATTGCTAAGAGCTTAGCTACTCAACGCTATCAAAATGGCTCTATTACTTTTGAAACTGATGAAGTCAAATTCAAATTAGATGAAAACTATAAGCCGATTGAAGTCTATAAAAAAGAAAGAAAAGATGCTCACAAGTTAATAGAAGAATTCATGTTATTGGCAAATAGAAAAGTTACAGAGTTCGTTTATCATCAAAGAGAAAAGCCGAGAAATACTTTTGTGTATCGTGTACACGATGCGCCTGACCCGCAGAAAGTAGAAGAATTGAGCAATTTTGTGCGATTATTTGGTTTCAGTCAATTACATGACGAATATAAAAAGCGCCGATTTTTTAATTTGTCTTCAAAATCGCTTCAAAATTTAATGGAAGCCGTAGAGAATTCCCCTGCACGAGATATTATCCGCAGCTATGCAGTGAAGTGCATGGCAAAAGCCAGATACACCACTGAAAATGTAGGACATTATGGATTAGCTTTTCCGCTGTATACTCATTTTACTAGTCCCATTCGTCGCTATCCTGATATAATGGTACATAGATTATTAGAAAAGTATTTAGACAATCAACCCAGTCCTAACGAGGAAATGTTAGAAAAGCAGTGTCAGCATTGTTCGGCTATGGAGAGAAAAGCAGCAGAAGCAGAAAGGGCTTCCATTCGCTACAAGCAAGCTGAATATTTAGCTGAACACATAGGTAGTTTGCATGAAGGAATTATATCAGGACTTACAGAATGGGGTATTTATGTAGAAATTCAAGCTATGCGTTGCGAAGGAATGATTAGCTTGCGAGACATGTATGACGACATATACGAATATAATGAAAAACTCTTTGCTGTAGTAGGTCAAAGGACAGGGCGAAAATTTAGATTTGGAGATACTATTCAGGTAATTGTTAAGCGAGTAAATTTATTAGACCGCACTATTGATTTTGAGTGGTACAATCCAAGTACTGCCAAAAAGAGAAACTAA
- a CDS encoding transposase family protein, which translates to LEIYTLNGKKRQRKYTPKADKQLPSVSEKLFFVLYYLKNNPTQESLAFTFDMSQDMCNKWIHVLCPLLNKALKTYQAEEHYQKVSDKIAENETVMMDVEGSTKRQV; encoded by the coding sequence TTAGAAATCTACACCCTCAATGGTAAAAAAAGACAAAGAAAATATACACCCAAAGCAGATAAACAGTTACCTTCTGTGTCAGAAAAACTGTTTTTTGTACTGTACTACCTCAAAAACAATCCCACACAGGAGAGTTTAGCCTTTACTTTTGATATGTCGCAGGATATGTGTAACAAATGGATTCACGTTTTATGTCCTTTGTTAAATAAAGCGTTAAAAACCTATCAGGCAGAGGAGCATTATCAAAAAGTGAGTGATAAAATAGCAGAGAATGAAACGGTTATGATGGACGTAGAGGGAAGTACAAAGAGACAAGTATGA
- a CDS encoding cell division protein ZapA, whose protein sequence is MPQSSETKSIEITILGRSYPIIISPEDQDLILAAGALVERKMRQIIDKFSLRDALDAPVMTALQYAVISLIYKQELEQAKSIYPDLEALLNKIEQEISRINNEQPTESTYSK, encoded by the coding sequence ATGCCTCAATCTTCTGAAACCAAATCTATTGAAATAACTATACTAGGCCGCAGCTATCCTATAATCATTTCGCCCGAAGATCAAGACTTGATTTTAGCCGCAGGTGCTCTAGTAGAACGAAAAATGCGCCAAATCATAGACAAATTCTCTTTAAGAGATGCTCTAGACGCCCCTGTAATGACAGCACTTCAATATGCTGTCATCTCTCTGATATATAAACAAGAACTAGAACAAGCTAAATCTATTTATCCCGACTTAGAAGCACTACTGAACAAAATAGAACAAGAAATTAGCCGAATTAACAACGAGCAGCCAACAGAAAGCACCTATTCAAAGTAA